The nucleotide window ACATGGACGCAAAGATAAATTCCAAGGATTGTAATGAGAGCATTAAAGTACAccaaatatattcaattctaAGAACAACCACTTGCCATATGAGAAGGTAGAGTACTCCAATTATTGATGGTACAGTTAATAGCACAGAAAACATTACAGGAACATCTGtaacaaattatgtaaaataatgtaaacaaatcTATTTTATACTTGTTTACTAAAGCATTATGATTTATACGATTTCGGTGATAACAAAACTTCGTTATACCTTTTTCACTGAGACTGCCCTTCCTCCCGAGAATTAGTCTTGCAGcctctataataaaaagtgcTACCAGTACACCAAAATCTTGTCCAAGTCGAAAGCTTCGGTTATTATCGCTATCGTTATACTTTCCACCAATTAATACAGACTTCAAAATAAGCGTTCCTAGTTCACAGGTAGCGAATAGGCcaaaataaaacgaatttatatatagaagaaTTTCGTATGCTAAACTAGAATTAACCATAATGGACAACTCTCCGTTTTTTTCAAGCTAAAAGTTGTATGTACGCAAAATTGGCATGAACTAATGGTATCAaaccaattaatttaaatattttttatcaaaattcatATAGCAGATCAAATTTCCTTTCATGAAAGTAgaggaaatttaaattacatcaatTATTGACTGACAAAAACCACAGATACACACTGACAGCCCACAGTCCTATAAAATGCAGACTTAAGGCGGATGTTTGAGATTTAAATGTtactttcttaaattttaatttttacactattaatttattctttaagtTGGCATTGATCGAAATTATCGttagtaatacatattatttattgtttaaaaatttgtcaAGCTTTCGTTTCGTCGTAGATTTTGGAAATAATCAAAGTTATTTCAAActgctaaaaatataattataatggcTCAAGTAACTCATCTGTTTCATGcgcatatgtatatatttccaataaatatatcacttgataataaactaattgatttattaaatctcAGAGCACTCGATAAATCATCGTCATTTGGATAAGAtgattcaattaaaaagtgtataatttatttaaaaaacattttttcaattcACGTTCCAATTAAGCTTTAGCATAATTCGGCATTGTGCGCCACTGAGTCGCATTATACTCTGTAATTGGAAAACTACCACAATGTGCATTACTAATAAAAGGCTTATTACAccacgcgatattcagacagtcttactaagattcagcctagtgtaataagagttagccagttagcctgtctaattagaccgaccgaatgggttcggcggtgcttactggcttacttgctgaatatcgtgtagtgtaataagacttagcACGCTAAATCATTCAGTCAGCGCGCGGCAGTCGCAGAGCAAAGACGAttgtacatgtttgttttctgtggccgcgtgcaccatggcgtgttcgcaagaaaaaaaagtactttggaatgttttttattttttatagataaagttagccaacgctcgacacactgatacattggtaaaacaaacatgaatcttaaatttagaaagaaggttcggacaatcaatcttattatagaatatcttagctgcaaacgatgtgtcaataaatttaaataaattttctgcgattctctaatgacaacatactaaagtgtgccagcctggttctgttcttgatttgtaccgagacatgccatttttattgccatattgaatgtatggagtatctattaaattacatataataatataaattactaatataacattttaatagtcattcaaactcggcagctcctactctaaggtagtttcttaagtcacatggcgacatccgtcaccgactacgtacgctttgcaaatgagtaaaaatgagttagcatgcggtattcagtctagtgtaatagcgagcttgctaattagattttaagacagtcttactaagtcagtctgaatatcgcatagtgtaataagcctCTAAATTTAGTTGGCGTAGTTAGGTTAGTAAGTATTaccatacaataaatttttacacgTCACTCTTTACTCTTTAGGCTGTACTCTATAGTCTGTGGTGTCAACTGGTTGTGGCCGACTTGTGAGGCGCGTGCACGTGTTACGAACGTGCAATagcaaaatagaaaattaatgaaCAAATGAATAgtacttttttatgttttgaatatttaccTCATTTTCaagaactattttaaaatgctgGCTATGTTATGAATTGGTAAGTCTTATgtcaacttttttaaatttggaaataGTATATCCATGTGCGACCACGCGCTTAATGCACTTGATGAGTAAAATGTAGGTATTCAACTTACAATAGTAACTGTTTCGTatcttaatttaactaaattgcttttgtttttattgttatattaaattgaatgttTCGGAAAAATTTTTTGACTACtaaatttttgttcaaatGGGTGATAGGATTACGATTATATGCCTGATTCTTATTGTTGTTTTGACTTTTCAGCACACTTCCATATTTATTACACTGCAATATCTGCTTCATGAAGATCGAGTTTGagtttaacttttaataaatttatgtttgtaactgtacaatatcaaatttattgaattctgaTATACTAACGGAAAAATTGAGAGATTTAGCTTTGGATtttgtcaatatattttaatgagcctgtaaaaatatataacatttatttcaataagaaGTTCTGCAAGCATAAGGGCATATTGCCTAACATCAGATGACAGACCTGTCCATGaacttgataaaaaatataaaccactGTACTTGTTATTTCaatgttgtattttaaataataatttcacagTGTTGCCAAGTGGGTATTTTCCAAGAACTTAATCGGTTTTCAATTTAACTACaaaagcttttaataataaatgacaatGTAGTTCCTGATATCTATTGCAA belongs to Pieris rapae chromosome 2, ilPieRapa1.1, whole genome shotgun sequence and includes:
- the LOC110991851 gene encoding transmembrane protein 80, producing MSPKLEKNGELSIMVNSSLAYEILLYINSFYFGLFATCELGTLILKSVLIGGKYNDSDNNRSFRLGQDFGVLVALFIIEAARLILGRKGSLSEKDVPVMFSVLLTVPSIIGVLYLLIWQVVVLRIEYIWCTLMLSLQSLEFIFASMFIVTMCRGPSYD